A single genomic interval of Selenobaculum gibii harbors:
- a CDS encoding helix-turn-helix domain-containing protein, with the protein MVGDILRAERERRGLTIRDVEEATSIRALYIQSIEENKYDIIPGEVYLKGFIKTYANFLNLDGNAVVNQYRQEKTPPNVILDDVESNVVENKGLKPQNNNKIEFGNIIKQKIVIGGLAFALVCGYWMLNLDSSETPMEQPKQEVKTVVAVPKEVSVPVTAPQSKPIEISLKFEGACWTEVKVDNHNIYEGIPNPGEVLTWDANNDIIIKLGNAGVVDVTHNGNVIGKLGAVGDVIEKKFIKGQS; encoded by the coding sequence ATGGTTGGGGATATATTGCGTGCTGAGCGTGAAAGAAGAGGATTAACAATTAGAGACGTTGAAGAGGCAACGAGTATACGTGCCTTGTATATACAATCCATTGAGGAAAATAAATATGATATTATTCCCGGCGAGGTTTACTTAAAAGGATTTATTAAGACCTATGCAAACTTCTTAAATTTAGATGGCAATGCAGTAGTGAATCAATATAGACAAGAAAAAACTCCACCAAATGTTATATTGGATGATGTTGAAAGTAATGTAGTAGAAAATAAAGGTTTAAAACCTCAAAATAATAATAAAATAGAGTTTGGAAATATTATTAAACAAAAAATTGTAATTGGGGGATTGGCTTTTGCTTTGGTATGTGGATACTGGATGTTAAACTTAGATTCATCAGAAACCCCTATGGAACAACCGAAACAAGAAGTAAAGACTGTAGTTGCAGTACCTAAAGAAGTTTCAGTGCCAGTTACAGCTCCACAATCAAAACCAATAGAAATATCGCTTAAATTCGAGGGAGCATGTTGGACTGAGGTAAAAGTTGATAATCATAATATTTATGAAGGAATTCCTAATCCAGGTGAAGTACTTACATGGGATGCAAATAATGATATCATTATAAAATTGGGCAATGCTGGTGTTGTTGATGTTACACATAATGGAAATGTAATTGGTAAACTTGGAGCTGTAGGAGATGTAATAGAAAAGAAATTTATTAAGGGACAAAGTTAA
- a CDS encoding ribonuclease H1 domain-containing protein — translation MGKKYYAVKEGKNIGIFSTWDECKKQVHGYKGALYKSFSSLQEAEEYLKGDMKRTTKIEEFLNGYHIYVDGSYLNKQYSWGFAVYLDDKLIYTGKGIGENSAAAALHNVAGELEAVIKAIIWAKENKISPIIIHHDYIGISEWAEGRWKTNNEITKQYSLFMSGELEWVSFQKVAGHTGVEGNELADQLAKSALGID, via the coding sequence ATGGGAAAAAAATATTATGCAGTTAAAGAAGGAAAAAATATTGGTATTTTTTCTACTTGGGATGAGTGCAAAAAACAAGTTCATGGGTATAAGGGTGCACTATACAAAAGTTTTTCTTCTTTACAAGAGGCTGAAGAATATTTAAAGGGTGATATGAAACGGACAACAAAAATTGAAGAATTTTTGAATGGATATCATATTTATGTAGATGGAAGTTACTTAAATAAACAATATAGCTGGGGCTTCGCAGTTTATTTAGATGATAAACTGATTTATACGGGCAAAGGAATTGGAGAAAATTCAGCTGCGGCAGCACTTCATAATGTTGCAGGGGAGTTAGAGGCAGTAATAAAAGCGATTATCTGGGCAAAAGAAAATAAAATTAGCCCAATAATTATTCATCATGATTATATTGGAATATCAGAATGGGCTGAAGGCAGATGGAAAACGAATAATGAAATAACAAAACAGTATTCTCTTTTTATGTCAGGTGAATTAGAGTGGGTTAGTTTTCAAAAGGTAGCCGGCCATACAGGGGTAGAGGGAAATGAATTAGCAGATCAATTAGCTAAATCCGCATTGGGTATAGATTAA
- a CDS encoding FtsK/SpoIIIE family DNA translocase — MHVKEWYELRKKWSKLNNNLKYELLGIVLITTGIIGFISLLGLNAGIIGSFLVKAQKYLFGIGAIILPSLMVLIGFRYIWKRQKIVYSVKFFAILILYISLLSIYHHFKIDVGSEILPSSLINGGGLFAGGFLFLLRKLFGYDGAIIVIFSVTLISLLLASTWSLGNGLMKTKKSAEKGIHAAKETIAATYEKVKDKSTANEMNEDAFEPAEEARNLLIYDQEKDLEVNSYQKNNIEQVDFSIDNNFEEEIKSKRMEKNIELEERTLTEPEVNSNYHYDYIVPSIAALLKDLPKVKNSKMNKEIAENAKILEQTLASFNVKVKLLNACSGPAVTRYELEPAAGVKVSKIVNLADDIALKLAASGVRIEAPIPGKAAIGIEVPNRELSGVHLREVLESKPFLEAKSKLSVGLGKDIAGQAIVADLAKMPHLLVAGATGSGKSVCINTLITSILFKARPDEVKFILIDPKMVELSNYNGIPHLMVPVVTDSKKAAAVLNWAVQEMERRYAMFAANGVRDMERYNRFVEADEKMAAIVIIIDELADLMMVAPGEVEDAICRLAQKARAAGLHLVLATQRPSVDVITGIIKANVPSRISFSVSSQIDSRTILDVAGAEKLLGKGDMLYYPVGAPKPLRVQGAFISDSEVEALIEFIKAQGEASINEEIINFAENATAPVEKAEHDNSDELLEKAIRLVLETGQASASMLQRRFRIGYTRAGRLIDTMEEMHIVGPNIGSKAREIVMTVEEVNQTYFNK; from the coding sequence ATGCACGTTAAGGAGTGGTATGAGTTGCGTAAAAAATGGTCGAAACTTAATAATAATTTAAAATATGAGCTTTTAGGAATCGTGTTAATCACTACAGGGATTATTGGATTCATTAGTTTATTAGGATTAAATGCAGGAATTATAGGGTCTTTTTTAGTTAAGGCACAAAAATATCTCTTTGGGATAGGGGCTATTATATTACCTTCATTAATGGTTTTAATAGGGTTTCGTTATATATGGAAAAGACAAAAAATCGTATACTCGGTGAAATTTTTTGCTATTTTAATCTTATATATTTCGCTATTAAGTATTTACCATCATTTTAAGATAGATGTTGGATCAGAAATTTTACCGAGTAGCCTAATCAATGGTGGGGGATTATTTGCTGGTGGATTTTTATTTTTATTGCGTAAACTTTTTGGCTATGATGGGGCAATCATCGTTATTTTTTCTGTAACCCTGATTTCGTTACTGCTTGCTTCTACCTGGTCATTAGGGAATGGATTAATGAAGACTAAGAAAAGTGCTGAAAAGGGAATCCATGCAGCAAAGGAAACGATTGCAGCAACCTATGAGAAAGTAAAAGATAAATCTACAGCCAATGAAATGAATGAAGATGCTTTTGAGCCAGCAGAAGAAGCGAGAAATCTTCTGATATACGATCAAGAAAAAGACTTAGAGGTTAATAGTTATCAAAAAAATAATATAGAGCAAGTCGATTTTTCAATTGACAATAATTTTGAGGAAGAAATTAAATCCAAAAGGATGGAGAAGAATATCGAGCTTGAAGAAAGAACTTTAACGGAACCGGAAGTAAATAGCAATTATCATTACGATTATATTGTCCCTTCAATAGCGGCTTTGCTCAAAGATTTACCAAAAGTGAAAAATTCAAAAATGAATAAAGAAATTGCTGAAAATGCAAAAATTTTAGAACAAACATTAGCAAGTTTTAATGTAAAAGTGAAGTTGCTTAATGCATGTAGTGGACCAGCCGTTACGAGATATGAATTAGAGCCAGCAGCAGGAGTAAAAGTAAGTAAAATTGTAAATTTAGCCGATGATATTGCCTTAAAGCTTGCTGCATCTGGCGTGCGTATTGAAGCACCAATTCCAGGAAAGGCTGCAATTGGGATTGAAGTTCCCAATAGAGAATTGTCAGGAGTTCATTTACGTGAAGTTTTAGAGTCAAAACCATTCTTAGAAGCTAAATCAAAATTATCGGTAGGCTTAGGGAAAGATATCGCAGGACAAGCTATTGTAGCAGATTTGGCAAAAATGCCGCATTTATTGGTCGCTGGTGCAACGGGATCGGGGAAAAGTGTGTGTATCAATACATTGATCACAAGTATTTTATTTAAAGCGAGACCTGATGAGGTGAAATTTATCTTAATTGATCCTAAAATGGTTGAGCTATCCAATTATAATGGAATCCCGCATTTGATGGTTCCGGTAGTTACAGATTCGAAAAAAGCTGCTGCTGTGTTAAATTGGGCAGTGCAAGAAATGGAACGGCGATATGCAATGTTTGCAGCGAATGGTGTGCGTGATATGGAACGTTACAACAGATTTGTTGAAGCTGACGAAAAAATGGCCGCTATCGTTATTATTATTGATGAATTAGCTGATTTAATGATGGTTGCTCCGGGGGAGGTCGAGGATGCAATTTGTAGATTAGCGCAAAAAGCACGTGCAGCGGGACTTCATTTAGTTTTAGCAACACAACGTCCATCGGTTGATGTAATTACAGGAATTATTAAAGCGAATGTTCCTTCTAGAATATCCTTTTCAGTTTCTTCGCAGATTGATTCACGGACGATTCTTGATGTAGCAGGGGCAGAGAAGTTATTAGGAAAAGGAGATATGCTATATTATCCCGTAGGTGCGCCAAAGCCATTACGGGTACAAGGTGCATTTATTTCTGATAGTGAAGTTGAAGCCTTGATTGAGTTTATAAAGGCGCAAGGGGAAGCATCAATTAATGAAGAAATTATTAATTTTGCGGAAAATGCAACAGCACCTGTAGAAAAAGCGGAACATGATAATTCAGATGAATTGTTAGAAAAAGCTATTCGACTAGTTTTAGAAACGGGACAAGCTTCTGCATCAATGTTACAACGTCGTTTTAGAATTGGTTATACTAGAGCAGGAAGATTGATTGATACAATGGAGGAAATGCATATAGTTGGCCCTAATATTGGTAGTAAAGCTAGAGAAATTGTGATGACGGTGGAAGAGGTTAATCAAACTTATTTTAATAAATAG